The Patescibacteria group bacterium genome has a segment encoding these proteins:
- a CDS encoding AAA family ATPase — translation MEQSSSKPTFLICPACQGKGQLGIGPCLSCNGHGVYSWTAGRLLYWGKKINNRDIWQRRISDIINKVFSGVLLLIGLLGLFFLLQFFLKVRDYGFIFDSLFHEKHPELLVFWFSAWVDLYIYYRLAGKKEPGKRNVLTAQIAEKTAAPLSWEDANQFGNKLKIDISHSFNAEALKAIEKAWQMAEKLKHREVEPLHLLGASLGFSKTALIFGRLGIPLQSLKDRISQAFLSFFVDKGALIEPELSLRFKQILLQSYVVALEKRHRKVNLFDVLISCALLETPTYEVLYDLEINEDKLRNVVVWIETQEELAKKRKRFSFLAQLKPKGAMNRAMTAIATPMLDTLGQDLTLLARNGYLGACVARDKETEDIFSILETKNGGVLLIGNPGTGRTTIIEGIAQRMVTEEVPKILEDKRLVSLSLSALVAGASKTGSVEERVAAVISEVRRSGNIILFIGDIHNMIGIQTTQGELDISEILAQILKSQGVIVLATTTPADYRRYLEGTALDEALEKVQISEPKGNQAIQILEVKSGSIEYRQQIFFSYDSIAETIKFADRYIHDRYLPEKAITILEQAAVAVRKNRGKDGIVQKEDIAKIISERTNIPVTKITEKESVKLLHLEEKIHERMVDQEPAVKAAASALRRARAQIRDIKRPIANLLFLGPTGVGKTQLSKIVASVYFGSEKNMIRLDMSEYQEQTSIERLIGDVGTKTPGFLTEAVRQTPFSLLLLDEIEKAHPDILNVFLQVMDDGRLTDAFGRTIDFTNIILIATSNAGSQYIQDQMRAGSVYETIKRGLLEQELKTYFRPEFLNRFDDIIVFKPLSRTEIEQIASLLLAEVQVQMQTKGISLEVTPDAVKELAEAGFDPQFGARPLRRVIQERVSNALAKVILQGEVGRRDVVILGAGDKIEIKKAKRL, via the coding sequence ATGGAACAATCATCCTCAAAACCCACCTTCCTCATTTGTCCGGCCTGCCAAGGCAAGGGCCAGCTTGGTATTGGGCCGTGCCTATCCTGTAATGGTCATGGCGTTTACTCTTGGACCGCTGGCCGCCTTTTGTATTGGGGTAAAAAGATAAATAATCGAGATATTTGGCAGAGACGGATTTCCGACATTATCAATAAGGTTTTTAGCGGAGTTTTGTTGCTCATTGGATTGCTTGGGTTATTTTTCTTGCTTCAATTTTTCCTTAAGGTTAGGGACTATGGGTTTATCTTTGATAGCTTGTTCCACGAAAAACACCCAGAGCTTTTAGTTTTTTGGTTTTCAGCTTGGGTAGATTTGTATATTTATTATCGTTTAGCAGGCAAGAAAGAGCCTGGCAAAAGAAATGTTTTGACAGCACAAATTGCCGAGAAAACAGCGGCCCCCTTGTCTTGGGAGGACGCCAATCAATTCGGCAACAAATTAAAAATTGATATTTCGCATTCTTTTAATGCCGAAGCCCTTAAGGCCATTGAAAAAGCTTGGCAAATGGCAGAGAAACTCAAACATCGAGAGGTTGAACCTTTGCATTTATTGGGTGCCAGTCTTGGTTTTAGTAAAACAGCTTTGATTTTTGGTCGTTTGGGCATTCCTTTGCAATCCTTGAAGGATAGAATTAGCCAGGCCTTTTTAAGTTTTTTTGTTGACAAAGGCGCTTTAATTGAGCCTGAACTTTCCTTGAGGTTTAAGCAAATTTTGCTTCAATCTTACGTGGTTGCTTTAGAAAAGAGACACAGGAAAGTTAACTTATTTGATGTATTAATTAGTTGCGCCTTGTTGGAAACCCCGACTTACGAGGTTCTCTATGATTTAGAGATTAACGAAGATAAGTTGCGTAATGTTGTGGTTTGGATTGAAACCCAAGAGGAATTAGCAAAGAAACGAAAAAGGTTTAGCTTTTTAGCCCAACTTAAACCAAAAGGAGCCATGAATCGAGCAATGACTGCCATTGCCACTCCAATGCTTGATACCCTTGGTCAGGATTTAACCTTATTGGCTCGCAACGGATATTTAGGCGCATGTGTCGCCAGGGACAAGGAGACTGAAGACATTTTTAGTATTTTAGAAACAAAAAATGGGGGGGTGCTTTTAATCGGTAATCCCGGCACAGGACGAACAACTATTATTGAGGGTATTGCTCAAAGGATGGTGACCGAAGAAGTGCCAAAGATTTTAGAAGATAAACGTTTGGTGAGTCTAAGCCTTAGCGCGCTGGTTGCTGGCGCTTCCAAGACCGGTTCAGTAGAGGAGCGGGTAGCCGCAGTTATTAGTGAAGTCAGGCGCTCTGGCAATATTATTCTTTTTATTGGCGATATTCATAATATGATTGGCATCCAGACTACCCAGGGAGAGCTGGATATTTCAGAGATATTAGCGCAAATTTTGAAGTCCCAAGGTGTTATTGTTTTAGCCACCACCACTCCGGCTGATTATCGTCGTTATCTTGAGGGCACAGCCTTGGATGAAGCATTGGAGAAAGTGCAAATTTCTGAGCCCAAAGGTAATCAAGCCATTCAGATATTAGAAGTAAAAAGCGGCTCGATAGAGTATCGCCAGCAAATATTTTTTTCTTATGATTCTATTGCAGAAACCATTAAGTTCGCAGATCGCTACATTCATGATCGCTATTTGCCAGAGAAAGCCATCACGATTCTGGAACAAGCGGCAGTGGCGGTTCGCAAAAATCGGGGTAAAGATGGAATTGTTCAAAAAGAAGACATCGCTAAAATTATTAGTGAGCGGACAAATATTCCGGTTACTAAAATTACAGAAAAGGAATCAGTTAAACTTTTACATTTGGAAGAAAAAATTCATGAGCGAATGGTTGATCAAGAGCCGGCTGTTAAAGCGGCGGCCTCGGCCCTGCGCCGAGCTCGGGCCCAGATTAGGGACATAAAACGTCCTATTGCCAATTTGCTTTTTTTGGGGCCAACTGGTGTGGGTAAAACCCAGCTCTCAAAGATTGTGGCTAGTGTTTATTTTGGCTCGGAGAAAAATATGATTCGCTTAGACATGTCTGAATATCAAGAGCAAACAAGCATTGAGCGTTTAATCGGGGATGTCGGCACCAAAACTCCTGGATTTTTAACCGAAGCGGTGCGGCAAACCCCCTTTTCTTTGTTGCTTTTGGACGAGATAGAAAAAGCTCATCCGGATATTTTGAATGTTTTCTTGCAGGTGATGGATGATGGCCGGCTAACTGATGCTTTTGGCCGGACTATTGATTTTACCAATATCATTTTAATCGCCACTTCCAATGCTGGTTCCCAGTATATCCAAGATCAAATGAGAGCCGGATCTGTCTATGAAACCATTAAACGAGGCCTTTTAGAACAAGAACTAAAAACATATTTTAGGCCAGAATTTTTAAATCGTTTTGATGATATTATTGTTTTTAAACCTTTAAGCCGAACAGAAATAGAACAGATAGCCAGTCTTTTGCTAGCCGAGGTGCAAGTCCAAATGCAAACAAAAGGTATCAGCCTGGAAGTAACTCCAGACGCAGTTAAAGAATTAGCGGAAGCAGGTTTTGATCCCCAATTCGGCGCCCGTCCCTTGCGCCGCGTAATCCAAGAACGGGTATCCAATGCTTTGGCCAAGGTAATCTTGCAAGGCGAAGTTGGCCGCCGGGATGTGGTAATCTTGGGAGCTGGAGATAAGATTGAGATTAAAAAGGCGAAGAGGCTGTAA
- a CDS encoding helix-turn-helix domain-containing protein has product MYETTLKNLGLNQNEAEIYEILLELGPSTLQVLKGKKTDLSRGNIYNTFYSLRNKGLVVELKHKKKTIFQAETPDKLMDLLVRKEEGFLQDKKIWRIFCQI; this is encoded by the coding sequence ATGTATGAAACAACTTTAAAAAACCTAGGTTTAAACCAAAATGAAGCTGAAATATACGAAATACTCTTGGAATTAGGCCCCTCTACCCTTCAAGTCCTGAAAGGTAAAAAAACCGATCTTAGCCGAGGTAATATTTATAATACTTTTTACTCTTTGCGAAATAAGGGGCTGGTTGTTGAGCTGAAGCATAAAAAGAAGACCATATTTCAGGCAGAAACACCGGATAAATTGATGGATTTGTTGGTTCGTAAAGAAGAGGGGTTTTTGCAGGACAAAAAAATTTGGCGAATATTTTGCCAAATTTAA
- a CDS encoding ATP-binding protein: MIKLRYLQPTVTSDLKAKMVFVGGPRQVGKTTLAKYIGENDYKKYTYLNWDNREDRKVIIEGKFRAESTLIIFDEIHKYKQWKNYIKGEFDKYKNKFHILVTGSARLDLYRKGGDSLMGRYHYYRLHPFSLAESLLIKPRLKIFKELSFPDIKKDTAKTFEDLLTFGGFPEPFIKKDYKTLRRFHNERVDRLVKEDIRDIESVRDLSALQVLVEILPDKVGALLSLNALREDLEVTHKTIALWVDILEKFYYHFRIYPFSAKLIKSLRKEPKMYLWDWSQVKDEGARLENMIASHLLKLSHFLYDSQGYKVELFFLRDIEAREVDFLVAVNKKPWFAVEVKLSDQKPSKHLKYFMEKLNIPFTYQLVKNPDIDFWQDKVRIISADKFLTGLV, translated from the coding sequence ATGATAAAATTAAGATATCTCCAACCCACCGTAACTTCCGACTTAAAAGCCAAAATGGTTTTTGTTGGCGGTCCAAGACAAGTGGGTAAAACCACTTTAGCAAAGTATATTGGTGAAAACGATTATAAAAAATATACTTATCTTAATTGGGATAATCGTGAGGACCGAAAAGTCATCATAGAGGGTAAATTTAGGGCTGAATCAACCCTGATTATTTTTGACGAAATCCATAAATACAAACAATGGAAAAATTACATCAAGGGCGAGTTTGACAAATACAAAAATAAATTCCATATTCTAGTTACTGGCAGTGCTCGTCTTGATTTATACCGCAAAGGCGGAGATTCTCTCATGGGTCGGTATCACTATTACCGTCTCCACCCCTTTTCTTTAGCTGAAAGCCTGTTAATTAAACCAAGATTGAAAATATTCAAAGAATTATCTTTTCCTGACATTAAGAAAGACACAGCTAAGACTTTTGAGGACTTATTAACCTTTGGCGGTTTTCCAGAACCTTTTATTAAAAAAGATTATAAAACATTACGTCGCTTTCATAACGAACGTGTAGATAGATTAGTTAAAGAAGATATTCGAGATATTGAATCAGTACGTGATTTATCAGCTCTCCAAGTATTAGTAGAAATTTTACCTGACAAAGTCGGCGCTCTCTTATCATTAAACGCTTTGCGAGAAGATTTGGAAGTAACCCATAAAACCATTGCCCTTTGGGTGGATATTTTAGAAAAATTTTATTATCATTTTAGAATTTATCCCTTCTCTGCCAAACTCATCAAATCATTGCGCAAAGAACCAAAAATGTATTTATGGGATTGGTCTCAAGTAAAAGATGAAGGAGCCAGACTGGAGAACATGATTGCTTCCCATCTTTTAAAATTATCTCATTTCCTCTATGATTCCCAGGGGTATAAAGTTGAATTATTTTTCCTGCGCGATATTGAAGCCCGAGAAGTGGATTTTTTAGTCGCTGTTAACAAAAAACCCTGGTTTGCCGTAGAAGTAAAATTATCAGACCAAAAGCCCTCAAAACATCTAAAATATTTCATGGAAAAACTCAACATTCCTTTTACGTATCAATTAGTTAAAAATCCTGACATCGATTTTTGGCAAGACAAGGTTCGTATAATCAGCGCTGACAAATTTTTAACTGGATTAGTTTGA